In Microbacterium sp. SLBN-146, one genomic interval encodes:
- a CDS encoding response regulator transcription factor codes for MTAASRAERTGKPRLLYVEDEQEIAEIVIEMLEDDYEIDRADSGETALRRALGERYDVLLVDRRLPGMSGVEFLTAVRTARISTPALMLTALGAVEDRVSGLDGGADDYLVKPFDFAELLARLRALRRNRSAGERREIGAWVFTPQAQALYGPAEGRVSLTRAETDLLELLTSSPEHVFSRNEILASVFPGGSGATVDTYVHYVRRKSSPEIIETVRARGYRAGQPT; via the coding sequence GTGACGGCAGCGAGCAGGGCGGAACGCACGGGAAAGCCGCGGCTCCTCTACGTCGAGGATGAGCAGGAGATCGCCGAGATCGTCATCGAGATGCTCGAGGACGACTACGAGATCGACCGCGCCGACTCCGGCGAGACGGCGTTGCGTCGCGCGCTCGGCGAGCGCTACGACGTGCTGCTCGTGGATCGCCGCCTTCCTGGCATGTCGGGTGTCGAGTTCCTCACCGCGGTCCGCACGGCCCGCATCTCCACTCCGGCTCTCATGCTGACGGCGTTGGGTGCGGTCGAGGATCGCGTGAGCGGTCTGGACGGCGGTGCCGACGACTATCTCGTCAAGCCTTTCGACTTCGCCGAGCTTCTCGCACGGCTGCGAGCGCTGCGTCGCAATCGCAGCGCGGGAGAGCGGCGCGAGATCGGCGCGTGGGTCTTCACTCCGCAGGCACAGGCTCTGTACGGCCCCGCGGAGGGGCGTGTGAGCCTCACGCGTGCCGAGACGGACCTCCTCGAACTGCTGACGTCGAGTCCGGAGCATGTCTTCTCTCGCAACGAGATCCTCGCGTCGGTGTTCCCGGGCGGCTCGGGAGCGACTGTCGACACCTACGTGCATTACGTCCGCCGCAAGTCCAGTCCCGAGATCATCGAGACGGTACGGGCGCGGGGATACCGCGCGGGCCAGCCGACATGA